A window of the Arcobacter sp. F155 genome harbors these coding sequences:
- a CDS encoding S1C family serine protease, translating into MKKLLLILTLSIFCFAQNLPINSVVKVFVSASIPNYKYPWQTSQRIQVSGSGVIIKDNYIITNAHVVSNAKFIQVSQDKSSKKYIANIKYISNQADLAILEVKDKSLFKNTKPLNFTEDIKTGDNITVLGYPIGGYDLSTTKGIVSRIETHNYVWSGENLLSIQVDASINSGNSGGAALDDNNNIVGIVMQSYLKNQSDNIGYIIPSTIVNTFLEDIKDGKVDGFENSDTSFQNLQNESLKSYYNMKGDKGVVITDIEDSEKDLKLGDILLKIDGEKVIDNGTVQTKYGAQNINYALHKKPVGQKVSIQVLRDGKTIDLNYTLKQRNRLVKYERFKEPRYLIFAGLVFSPLTSNYISTHGFNATLFETFYKFNEKASHAKEGVIIQVEKFNHNINDGYNPYIYLVKSVNGVNIVDFKHFVKLIDESKDKYTVIDFLDIKLKKYVFETKKARNSFEEIKNIYGLNTDRHLD; encoded by the coding sequence TTGAAAAAACTACTGCTAATTCTAACTCTAAGTATATTTTGCTTTGCTCAAAACCTACCAATTAATTCAGTTGTAAAAGTATTTGTTTCAGCATCAATACCAAATTATAAATATCCTTGGCAAACAAGCCAAAGGATACAAGTAAGTGGTTCGGGTGTAATTATTAAAGATAACTATATTATTACAAATGCTCATGTCGTTTCTAATGCTAAGTTTATTCAAGTATCACAAGATAAAAGTTCAAAAAAATATATTGCTAATATAAAATATATATCTAATCAAGCAGACTTAGCTATATTAGAAGTGAAAGATAAATCACTATTTAAAAATACTAAGCCACTTAATTTTACAGAAGATATAAAAACTGGAGATAATATAACTGTTCTTGGATATCCAATAGGTGGATATGATTTATCTACTACAAAAGGTATTGTATCAAGAATTGAAACTCATAATTATGTTTGGAGTGGTGAAAATCTATTAAGTATTCAAGTTGATGCTTCAATAAATAGTGGTAATAGTGGTGGTGCTGCATTAGATGATAATAACAATATTGTTGGAATTGTGATGCAATCATATTTAAAAAATCAGTCTGATAATATTGGTTATATAATCCCTTCCACAATTGTAAATACTTTTTTAGAAGATATAAAAGATGGAAAAGTGGATGGATTTGAAAATAGTGATACTTCATTTCAAAATCTACAAAATGAAAGTTTAAAGTCTTATTACAATATGAAAGGTGATAAAGGTGTAGTAATTACTGATATTGAAGATAGTGAAAAAGATTTAAAGCTTGGTGATATACTATTAAAAATTGATGGAGAAAAAGTCATTGATAATGGAACAGTTCAAACTAAATATGGAGCTCAAAATATCAATTATGCACTACATAAAAAACCTGTTGGACAAAAGGTATCTATTCAAGTTTTAAGAGATGGGAAAACAATAGATTTAAATTATACTCTAAAACAAAGAAATAGATTAGTTAAATATGAAAGATTTAAAGAACCAAGATACTTAATTTTTGCAGGATTAGTTTTTAGTCCTCTTACATCTAATTATATTTCAACACATGGTTTTAATGCTACACTGTTTGAAACCTTCTATAAATTTAACGAGAAAGCAAGCCATGCTAAAGAAGGTGTGATAATACAAGTAGAAAAATTCAACCACAATATAAATGATGGATATAATCCATATATATATTTAGTTAAATCAGTTAATGGAGTTAATATAGTTGATTTCAAACACTTTGTTAAATTAATAGATGAATCAAAAGATAAATATACTGTTATAGACTTTTTAGATATTAAGCTAAAAAAATATGTATTTGAAACTAAAAAAGCAAGAAATAGTTTTGAAGAGATTAAAAATATTTATGGACTAAATACAGATAGGCATCTTGATTAA
- the fliP gene encoding flagellar type III secretion system pore protein FliP (The bacterial flagellar biogenesis protein FliP forms a type III secretion system (T3SS)-type pore required for flagellar assembly.) produces the protein MKLIFSLLIFSISLLFAQEEAAPPVINLSIAALEEPAQFVKTINIAIILTLLVLAPTLLLMVTSFTRLIIVFSLLRQALGLQQTPPNQIIISLSLILTIFIMEPYFKKSWDDAIVPYMDEKIGYEVAFENGVKPFKEFMIKNTREKDLALFYRIKKEENPKNIDDVPLTLLMPAFIVSELKTAFEIGFLIFLPFLVIDIIVASILMSLGMMMLPPVMISLPIKIIFFIVIDGWALIIGNLAQSFK, from the coding sequence TTGAAACTAATATTTAGTTTATTAATTTTTTCTATTTCATTACTTTTTGCACAAGAAGAAGCTGCACCACCTGTTATTAATCTTTCTATTGCAGCATTAGAAGAACCAGCACAATTTGTTAAAACAATCAACATTGCTATTATCTTAACTCTTTTAGTTTTAGCCCCTACTTTACTTTTAATGGTTACAAGCTTTACAAGACTAATTATTGTTTTTTCATTACTTAGACAAGCATTAGGACTACAGCAAACACCTCCTAATCAAATTATCATTTCATTATCTTTAATTTTAACAATTTTTATTATGGAACCATATTTTAAAAAATCTTGGGATGATGCTATTGTTCCTTATATGGATGAAAAAATAGGTTATGAAGTAGCCTTTGAAAATGGAGTTAAACCTTTCAAAGAGTTTATGATTAAAAATACTAGAGAGAAAGATTTAGCGCTATTTTATAGAATAAAAAAAGAAGAAAACCCTAAAAATATTGATGATGTGCCATTAACTCTTTTAATGCCTGCATTTATTGTAAGTGAGCTTAAGACAGCATTTGAAATAGGTTTCTTAATCTTCTTACCTTTCTTAGTAATTGATATTATTGTAGCATCTATTTTAATGTCCTTGGGTATGATGATGCTTCCACCTGTTATGATTTCTCTGCCCATAAAGATAATTTTCTTTATTGTAATTGATGGTTGGGCATTGATTATTGGAAACCTCGCCCAGTCCTTTAAGTGA
- the mrdA gene encoding penicillin-binding protein 2: protein MRLKLIFIFILVVLLTLLARVYFLSIKSNTYYEELSKRNYIKKVYEVPNRGIIKDRNGKALAMNKLGFSINLKPHLRSYKNKERLEKLITLINKHFPEYEKEKLYKEYKKTDSPYKHDFVKVVKYIPYDKFFKKYTLFNSLDDIQIKSEVKRVYPYKQNASHIIGYVGKASRLDIERNPFSKHSGIIGKIGLEKYYNDKLQGELGFKNLKVNALNKELEVLEEEKPSSDNDLTISIDIELQKYIQENFPGKGGAVIVMDAQTGELLTAGSFPEFDNNIFVDGISVKEWNKMRNDFNHPFTNKLINGKYPPGSVIKMGVALSFLENGIKPSYTVFDTGAITLGKRNFRCWKQRGHGKVGFSKAIRESCDDFFYKGSLKIGINNISETLAKYGIGQKTGIDLDNEHYGTNPNKEWKQQRHNLPWYVGETVITSIGQGEMLTTPMQIARYTAFLATGKLPKPHFSKDSYEEPLEIPHDEKHLELIRKGMYEVNNHRKGTLYRYSRNSIITMAGKTGTAQVVSIPQSEKKRMKESELEYYHRSHAWITGYGPFKGDKKYVVTVIVEHGGHGGSAAGFLVKNIYKKLYEFGYIKDPK from the coding sequence ATTAGATTAAAATTAATATTTATTTTTATTCTTGTTGTATTACTAACTTTACTTGCAAGGGTATATTTTCTAAGTATCAAATCAAATACTTATTATGAAGAACTATCAAAAAGAAACTATATTAAAAAAGTATATGAAGTTCCAAATAGAGGAATCATAAAAGATAGAAATGGAAAAGCCTTAGCTATGAATAAGCTTGGTTTCTCAATTAATTTAAAACCTCACTTAAGGTCATATAAAAATAAAGAGAGACTAGAAAAACTAATTACTCTAATAAATAAACACTTCCCAGAATATGAAAAAGAAAAGCTTTATAAAGAGTATAAAAAAACAGATTCACCCTATAAACATGACTTTGTAAAAGTTGTAAAGTATATTCCTTATGATAAGTTCTTTAAAAAATATACTCTATTTAACTCCCTTGATGATATACAAATTAAATCTGAGGTAAAAAGAGTTTATCCTTATAAACAAAATGCTTCACATATTATTGGATATGTAGGTAAAGCCTCAAGATTAGATATTGAAAGAAACCCTTTCTCAAAACATAGTGGTATTATCGGAAAAATTGGTCTTGAAAAATATTATAATGATAAACTTCAAGGGGAACTTGGGTTTAAAAACTTAAAAGTAAATGCCCTAAATAAAGAGCTTGAAGTATTAGAAGAAGAGAAACCATCAAGTGATAATGACCTTACTATCTCAATTGATATTGAACTTCAAAAATATATCCAAGAAAACTTCCCTGGAAAAGGTGGAGCAGTTATAGTAATGGATGCTCAAACAGGAGAGCTTCTTACTGCTGGATCTTTCCCTGAGTTTGATAATAATATCTTTGTTGATGGTATTTCAGTAAAAGAGTGGAATAAAATGAGAAATGACTTTAACCACCCTTTCACAAATAAACTGATTAATGGTAAATATCCTCCTGGTTCTGTTATAAAAATGGGTGTTGCTCTATCTTTCTTAGAAAATGGAATTAAACCAAGTTATACTGTTTTTGATACAGGAGCTATTACTTTAGGAAAAAGAAACTTTAGATGTTGGAAACAAAGAGGACATGGAAAAGTTGGCTTCTCTAAAGCAATTAGAGAGAGTTGTGATGACTTTTTCTATAAAGGAAGCCTAAAAATAGGAATAAATAATATTTCTGAAACACTTGCTAAATATGGTATTGGACAAAAGACTGGTATTGATTTAGATAATGAACACTATGGAACAAATCCAAACAAAGAGTGGAAACAACAAAGACATAATCTTCCTTGGTATGTAGGAGAGACGGTAATTACTTCAATTGGTCAAGGAGAAATGCTTACAACACCAATGCAAATTGCTAGGTATACAGCATTTTTAGCAACAGGTAAACTTCCTAAACCACACTTTTCAAAAGATAGTTATGAAGAACCATTAGAGATTCCTCACGATGAAAAACATCTTGAACTTATTAGAAAAGGAATGTATGAAGTAAATAACCATAGAAAAGGAACTTTATACAGATATTCAAGAAATAGTATTATTACTATGGCGGGGAAAACAGGAACTGCACAGGTTGTATCTATTCCTCAGTCTGAGAAAAAAAGAATGAAAGAGAGTGAACTAGAATACTATCATAGATCTCACGCTTGGATTACAGGGTATGGTCCATTTAAAGGTGACAAAAAATATGTTGTTACAGTAATTGTTGAACATGGTGGGCATGGTGGAAGTGCAGCTGGTTTTTTAGTTAAAAATATTTATAAAAAACTATATGAGTTTGGTTATATAAAAGACCCAAAATAA
- a CDS encoding EscU/YscU/HrcU family type III secretion system export apparatus switch protein has product MNEREIKKAVALEYDIEVDNAPKVVAKGKGEIANNIIKIAQDNDIPIKKDEDLIELLSAIDIEKEIPPSMYKAVSEIFAFIYDLTALERKKRDSEKTNDTI; this is encoded by the coding sequence ATGAATGAAAGAGAGATAAAAAAAGCTGTTGCCTTAGAGTATGATATTGAAGTAGATAATGCTCCTAAAGTAGTTGCTAAAGGTAAGGGAGAAATTGCTAATAATATTATTAAAATTGCCCAAGATAATGATATTCCTATAAAAAAAGATGAAGACCTTATTGAACTTCTATCTGCTATTGATATAGAAAAAGAGATTCCTCCTAGTATGTATAAAGCAGTATCTGAGATTTTTGCTTTTATTTATGACTTAACAGCTCTTGAAAGAAAAAAAAGAGACTCTGAAAAAACAAATGATACAATTTGA
- a CDS encoding flagellar hook-length control protein FliK — MKDALKQADIKTLANIKSGDISVDDILKDLFTQAKTGTKTNASIENLLKNSTVFKDLGNFSKNIETLLKQTSQNESLQKFKPQLEALLKNLGNIDEKVLKNSLEKSGVFLEAKMLSQTQSKTSLPKELENILNQIKTILKQIDLPQAKNISQTIDKLLNQNLKGLETNPSETVKDLKTLTSQLETLGKSLQNKQTANLEQLTNSLKNISNQVQLTQSKIDNGSTQVEKLMHNKSEAFSNTRDVLLNLKNEILQNNNLPNKQNLLKQIDNLLQSKELNTNINTSTLKATPNQASETLATLKEVVASLQNKQSVNPDKIVNSLQNLATQLQTNQVKNEALTQVKEILQNLKNELILDKNLPNKQALLNQIDNLLQNKNMDSLNLKPTINNLTSNIETLLKDLKTTVAQLNQGNTNQASFEKIDKALVKLEQTAQNFIQTLNRGENPKGANANLQNDMKAILLKVQEELTTNTTDPKASDTAKQVDKVLTQIEYHQLLSLVSNSNSVYIPFIWDMLEDGSISMKEGKDEKFYCEINLNLKEFGETKLLLGLYDKNKLDLTIYATKDHFKEAIKENIFKLKRAMNSVELIPVNIHILDFDKDKKEEVKKTDVYNQNINLGFGVDIKA; from the coding sequence TTGAAAGATGCTTTAAAACAAGCTGATATAAAAACTCTAGCAAATATAAAAAGTGGTGATATTAGTGTAGATGATATATTAAAAGACCTTTTTACACAGGCTAAAACAGGAACTAAAACAAATGCTTCAATTGAAAACTTACTAAAAAACTCTACTGTATTTAAGGACTTAGGAAATTTTAGTAAAAACATAGAAACACTTTTAAAACAAACTTCTCAAAACGAGAGCCTTCAAAAGTTTAAACCACAACTAGAAGCTTTATTAAAAAACCTTGGAAATATTGATGAAAAAGTATTAAAGAACTCCCTTGAAAAATCAGGAGTATTTTTAGAAGCAAAGATGCTTTCTCAAACACAAAGTAAAACTTCTTTACCAAAAGAGTTGGAAAATATTTTAAATCAAATAAAGACTATTTTAAAGCAGATTGATTTACCACAAGCAAAAAACATTTCCCAAACTATTGATAAACTGTTAAATCAAAATTTAAAAGGACTAGAAACCAATCCTAGCGAAACTGTAAAAGATTTAAAAACTTTAACTTCACAGTTAGAAACTCTTGGTAAATCATTACAAAATAAACAAACTGCAAACTTAGAACAACTAACAAATAGTTTAAAAAATATATCAAACCAAGTACAATTAACTCAATCAAAAATAGATAATGGTTCAACTCAAGTAGAAAAGCTTATGCACAATAAAAGCGAAGCCTTTTCAAATACAAGAGATGTATTGTTAAACCTAAAAAATGAGATTTTACAAAATAATAATCTACCAAATAAACAAAATCTACTTAAACAAATAGATAATTTACTTCAAAGTAAAGAGCTTAATACAAATATAAATACTTCTACTTTAAAAGCTACTCCAAACCAGGCGAGTGAAACCTTAGCTACATTAAAAGAGGTTGTTGCCTCATTACAGAACAAGCAGTCAGTAAATCCTGATAAGATTGTAAATAGTTTACAAAACTTAGCAACTCAACTTCAAACAAATCAAGTGAAAAATGAAGCATTAACTCAAGTAAAAGAGATATTACAAAATTTAAAAAATGAGCTTATCTTAGATAAAAATCTACCTAATAAACAAGCTTTATTAAATCAAATAGATAATCTACTTCAAAACAAAAATATGGATTCTTTAAATTTAAAACCTACCATTAACAATCTAACATCAAATATTGAAACTTTATTGAAGGATTTAAAAACAACTGTTGCACAACTAAATCAAGGAAATACAAACCAAGCAAGCTTTGAAAAAATAGATAAAGCCTTAGTAAAACTTGAACAAACAGCACAAAACTTTATACAAACTCTAAATAGAGGTGAAAATCCCAAAGGTGCAAATGCAAACTTACAAAATGATATGAAAGCTATTTTGTTAAAGGTGCAAGAAGAACTAACAACAAATACAACAGACCCCAAAGCAAGTGATACAGCAAAGCAAGTTGATAAGGTACTAACACAAATAGAGTATCACCAACTTTTATCACTAGTTTCAAATAGCAATAGTGTATACATACCTTTTATTTGGGATATGTTAGAAGATGGTTCTATTTCCATGAAAGAAGGAAAAGATGAAAAGTTTTATTGTGAAATTAATCTAAACCTAAAAGAGTTTGGAGAAACAAAGCTTTTACTTGGACTTTATGATAAAAATAAACTTGACTTAACAATCTATGCAACAAAAGATCATTTTAAAGAAGCTATCAAAGAGAATATTTTTAAATTAAAAAGAGCTATGAACTCTGTTGAATTAATTCCTGTAAATATCCATATTTTAGATTTTGATAAAGATAAAAAAGAAGAAGTTAAAAAAACTGATGTTTATAATCAAAATATAAATCTTGGTTTCGGGGTAGATATAAAGGCATAA
- the fliW gene encoding flagellar assembly protein FliW, which translates to MKFEVVTPIDGFEREKEFELSKLDDFFFMIKGVETGETIRLMSFGALKSLEFELPEDFVAKLEIENISDISIFYIFVLQAQTSDSSMNIFAPLIMNNKSMKMGQIHLDLHELGLDSLNDILPKF; encoded by the coding sequence ATGAAATTTGAAGTAGTTACTCCTATTGATGGCTTTGAAAGAGAAAAAGAGTTTGAATTATCTAAATTAGATGACTTCTTTTTTATGATAAAAGGTGTTGAAACTGGCGAAACTATTAGACTTATGAGCTTTGGAGCCCTAAAGTCTTTGGAGTTTGAACTTCCTGAAGATTTTGTAGCAAAGCTAGAAATAGAGAATATTTCTGATATTTCTATTTTTTACATATTTGTATTACAAGCTCAAACTTCTGATTCTTCAATGAATATTTTTGCCCCATTAATAATGAACAACAAATCAATGAAAATGGGACAAATACATTTAGATTTACATGAACTAGGTTTAGATAGTCTAAATGATATACTGCCAAAATTTTAA
- a CDS encoding AAA family ATPase produces the protein MSESINEEHKTFNLSGVLKKVLYKNEENNYVIAVLENNQKICGNYYDTEIEKIVGEEVLLRGNWTTHKKYGVQFEFETLELKEAEMFFFLTKIVKGVGKKFAKELLEKYTEDELVKILNENPGELLQFKGIKEKKLEKIVASWQKFKHLRELGKFLSKFGVTSNLINKIYSHFSEVDNLIEKIKNNPYILINIKGIGFKRADEIAKALGIDPRSDFRISACVNYTLREFCDNNGNSSIDKSHLYRLLDENLHFKNEEILYEKVVSDMLVEEEVFQTSEHRISPSMLYFAERRILEFFQRRENERNKKIIASFDEYIEKKEKTLGFTLSEEQKKAVELINDGHKTLFLIGYAGTGKSTSSRAVLELLEEIVAYDDIITIALSGIASQRISDTTGYNSSTIQSLFVKHEDKEFFPHKVILLDEASMVNSVMFYNLIKKIHDDTILIIVGDDGQLPAIGAGNILADAIKFDLAPICKLTKIYRQSEDQAIAVIANDIRQGQVPEYKSDYKDFEFIDVSINNYYAVKNSSSQNEFSDVRARIGESILNTILNISSHYIRKYYEYIKKKEISSALTLFQVITPMKAGVLGVENLNMQLQSLFNHSKKEGYKSKLYEYKMSDKVIHIKNENMKAQTMHMYKTGSTDFMEKRVFNGQLGLIIKLDTEEQKCIVLYPNDDMVVFYEFDELSSLLSLAYCLTIHKTQGMEYENALIPMSFSHYIMHNTKLLYTAITRAKDMCFIVGEEEAFKSACKRIETTKRESVINDLLSKKL, from the coding sequence TTGTCAGAATCTATTAATGAAGAACACAAAACCTTTAATCTTTCGGGGGTTTTGAAAAAAGTTCTATATAAAAATGAAGAAAATAACTACGTAATTGCAGTCCTTGAAAACAACCAAAAAATTTGTGGTAACTATTATGATACTGAGATTGAGAAAATAGTTGGAGAAGAGGTTTTATTAAGGGGAAACTGGACAACACATAAAAAATATGGAGTTCAGTTTGAGTTTGAGACTTTAGAGTTAAAAGAAGCAGAGATGTTTTTTTTCTTAACTAAAATAGTAAAAGGTGTTGGAAAGAAGTTTGCAAAAGAACTTTTAGAAAAATACACAGAAGATGAACTTGTAAAAATACTAAATGAAAATCCAGGGGAGCTTTTACAGTTTAAAGGAATAAAAGAGAAAAAACTAGAAAAGATAGTTGCTTCTTGGCAAAAGTTTAAACACTTAAGAGAGCTAGGGAAATTTCTATCAAAGTTTGGTGTAACTTCAAATTTAATTAATAAAATCTATTCTCACTTTAGTGAAGTAGATAATTTAATTGAAAAAATAAAAAACAATCCATATATTCTTATAAATATAAAAGGTATTGGTTTTAAAAGAGCCGATGAAATAGCAAAAGCTTTAGGTATTGATCCAAGGTCTGATTTTAGAATTAGTGCTTGTGTAAACTATACTTTAAGAGAGTTTTGTGATAACAATGGAAACTCTTCAATTGATAAGTCACATTTATATAGACTCTTAGATGAAAATCTACATTTTAAAAATGAAGAGATTTTATATGAAAAAGTAGTTTCTGATATGCTTGTTGAAGAAGAAGTATTTCAAACTAGTGAACATAGAATCTCTCCTTCAATGTTATATTTTGCAGAGAGAAGGATTTTAGAGTTTTTTCAAAGAAGAGAAAACGAAAGAAATAAAAAGATAATTGCTTCTTTTGATGAATATATAGAAAAAAAAGAGAAAACTTTAGGTTTCACTTTAAGTGAAGAGCAGAAAAAAGCAGTTGAACTTATAAATGATGGTCATAAAACACTATTTTTAATTGGTTACGCAGGAACTGGTAAATCAACTTCAAGTAGAGCAGTTTTAGAATTACTTGAAGAAATAGTTGCTTATGATGATATTATAACTATTGCTTTAAGTGGTATTGCTTCTCAGCGAATATCTGATACAACAGGTTATAATAGTTCAACAATACAATCTTTATTTGTAAAACATGAGGATAAAGAGTTTTTCCCCCATAAAGTAATTTTACTTGATGAAGCTTCAATGGTTAATTCTGTTATGTTTTACAACCTTATTAAAAAAATCCATGATGATACAATACTTATAATTGTAGGTGATGATGGACAACTTCCTGCTATTGGTGCAGGTAATATTTTAGCAGATGCTATTAAATTTGATTTAGCACCAATTTGTAAACTAACAAAGATTTATAGACAAAGTGAAGACCAAGCTATTGCTGTTATAGCAAATGATATTAGGCAAGGGCAAGTCCCTGAATACAAAAGTGACTATAAAGATTTTGAATTTATTGATGTTTCTATAAACAATTATTATGCTGTAAAAAATTCAAGCTCTCAAAATGAGTTTTCAGATGTAAGAGCAAGAATAGGTGAGTCAATTTTAAATACAATTTTAAATATTTCTAGTCATTATATACGAAAATATTATGAATATATAAAGAAAAAAGAGATTTCTTCAGCTTTAACACTTTTTCAAGTAATTACTCCTATGAAAGCAGGAGTTTTAGGTGTGGAAAATCTTAATATGCAGCTTCAATCACTATTTAATCACTCTAAAAAAGAGGGCTATAAAAGTAAACTTTATGAGTATAAAATGAGTGACAAAGTTATTCATATTAAAAATGAGAATATGAAAGCTCAAACTATGCATATGTATAAAACTGGGTCTACTGATTTTATGGAAAAAAGAGTTTTCAACGGTCAACTTGGACTTATAATAAAGCTTGATACAGAAGAACAGAAATGTATAGTTTTATATCCAAATGATGATATGGTCGTATTTTATGAGTTTGATGAATTAAGCTCATTATTATCACTTGCTTATTGTCTAACGATTCATAAAACCCAGGGAATGGAGTATGAAAATGCTTTAATTCCAATGAGTTTTTCTCACTATATTATGCATAATACAAAACTTTTATATACGGCAATTACAAGAGCTAAAGATATGTGTTTTATTGTTGGAGAAGAAGAGGCTTTTAAGAGTGCTTGTAAAAGAATAGAAACAACAAAACGTGAATCTGTAATAAATGACCTTCTTTCAAAAAAACTTTAA
- a CDS encoding peptidylprolyl isomerase — MITWMQRHKKWLVITIWISTIAFVGAGFVGWGSYDYGSKGGAVAVVGDREVTVEEYQREYSSLYDQYARMFGNQFNQEMADKLKLKDAAYKLIIQKNLILSFADELGLDVTNEEIAKQLVLIPAFLKDGKFDKDTYIKVLQQNRSNPTEFEASVKRDLLLQKVESLFQIQANDKELENLNKLLFAEDKVSIKILNANNVKVNVTEEELKKYWEENKNSYVSEPTVKLAIEEINVEQGTFSEDELKEHYNNFKTDYRQEDGKLKSFDEAKEEMIQVLSEKATKKEALRKYLKLKKGEENFTKEVEVEESKLAYSAEGLEKIDGAVPGDILKPFINNGNYVVVKVLNKGLPKPLSYEKAKEQVAQNYEAVALNRALEKLSNEELENFSGKSLGYVSRDSYEKIPELQAQEALTFLNKLFSSTEKQGKVNLGNKIVLYKIEDTRLAQYDESKNEAVRSTVDKLLNQELINNLIKNLENRYEVQSSISLEE; from the coding sequence ATGATAACGTGGATGCAAAGACACAAAAAGTGGCTTGTTATAACTATTTGGATAAGTACAATAGCTTTCGTAGGAGCTGGTTTTGTAGGATGGGGGTCTTACGACTACGGTTCTAAAGGCGGTGCAGTAGCTGTTGTTGGTGATAGAGAAGTAACTGTTGAAGAATACCAAAGAGAGTATTCAAGTCTTTACGACCAATATGCAAGAATGTTTGGTAATCAGTTTAATCAAGAGATGGCTGATAAACTAAAATTAAAAGATGCAGCATATAAGTTAATTATTCAAAAAAATCTTATCTTATCATTTGCAGATGAATTAGGTCTTGATGTTACTAATGAAGAGATTGCAAAACAATTAGTTTTAATCCCAGCATTTTTAAAAGATGGTAAATTTGATAAAGACACATACATCAAAGTATTACAACAAAATAGATCAAACCCAACAGAGTTTGAAGCTTCAGTTAAAAGAGATTTACTTTTACAAAAAGTTGAATCATTATTTCAAATTCAAGCAAATGATAAAGAGTTAGAAAACTTAAACAAACTTTTATTTGCAGAAGATAAAGTAAGTATCAAAATTCTAAATGCAAACAATGTAAAAGTTAATGTGACAGAAGAAGAGTTAAAAAAATATTGGGAAGAAAACAAAAATAGTTATGTTTCTGAACCAACTGTTAAGTTAGCAATTGAAGAAATCAATGTTGAGCAAGGAACTTTTTCTGAAGATGAGTTAAAAGAGCATTACAATAACTTTAAAACTGATTATAGACAAGAAGATGGAAAACTTAAATCATTTGATGAAGCAAAAGAAGAGATGATTCAAGTGTTAAGTGAAAAAGCTACAAAAAAAGAAGCTCTAAGAAAATATTTAAAACTTAAAAAAGGTGAAGAAAACTTCACAAAAGAGGTTGAAGTAGAAGAGAGCAAATTAGCATACTCTGCAGAAGGTTTAGAAAAAATTGATGGTGCAGTACCAGGAGATATTTTAAAACCATTTATTAACAATGGAAACTATGTAGTAGTTAAAGTTTTAAATAAAGGTCTTCCTAAACCATTATCATATGAAAAAGCAAAAGAGCAAGTAGCTCAAAACTATGAAGCAGTTGCTTTAAATAGAGCTTTAGAAAAACTATCTAACGAAGAGTTAGAAAACTTCTCAGGAAAAAGCTTAGGTTATGTATCAAGAGACTCTTATGAAAAGATTCCTGAACTTCAAGCACAGGAGGCTTTAACATTCTTAAACAAACTTTTCTCAAGCACTGAAAAACAAGGAAAAGTTAATTTAGGAAATAAAATTGTATTATATAAGATAGAAGATACAAGATTAGCACAATATGATGAATCTAAAAATGAAGCTGTTAGGTCAACAGTAGATAAATTATTAAATCAAGAGTTAATTAATAACTTAATAAAAAATTTAGAAAATAGGTATGAAGTACAATCTTCAATCTCTTTAGAGGAGTAG